The Deinococcus yavapaiensis KR-236 genome segment TGCTGCTCGGCGGCGCCGTGTTCGTGCTCGGCGGTCCGAGGGCCGCGCTTCAGCGACAACTCGGCGCGACGACCCTGCGGTCGGAAGCGGACGACGTGACCGAGCAGCGACGGCTCGACCTCTCCGACATGCGCTGGACGTCCGACGAGACGCGCTTCACGTTTCCGTCCGACGCGCGGCGCGAAGAAGTGACGGCCGCTTACCGACAAGCCCTCGTCGAATTGTCGTACGCGCTCTACACGGCCGATGCGACCGGCTTGGGATCGTACTTTCGCGAAGGTGCCCTGACCGACGCGCGCCGCGCCGTCTCCAGCGGCGAGCGGCAGCAATTCGTCACGTGGAACCACGCGTTGACGTTGCGCTTCTACGCGCCGAAGGGAAACATCGCGAGCTTCACCGACCGCGCCTGCTACGCCCAGTGGTCGGGCGCGACGCCGAGGCCGCTCTCGGGGCGCCGCGAGTCCGACGTCGTCATGCGTCTCGGGGACGACGGCGTGTGGCGCGTGGATCAATGGCAAGTGCGCCGCGACACGCCGCTCGACTTGCCGAGCGGGCAGGTGACGCCCGACACCGTTCGCGGCGCGCCCTGCCCACCGTGACGCTTCAAATGAATTCGGTCAAGTCCGGGGATTCGCGCAGCTTCGCCAAGACGCTTTTGAGTTCCTGCACGCGGTCCTTGCGCGAAATCAAGGTGATGTGGCCCGTGCGGACGATCACGAGGTCTTCCAAGCCGAGCGTCACGATGAGGTCGCGCGCGTCCGTGCTGTAGATGATCGCGCCGTGCGTGTCGATGCCGACGTGCCGACCCATCACGGCGTTGCCGTCCTGCTGGGCGCCCAGCACGCGCTCCAACGCGTTCCAGTCGCCGAGGTCGTCCCACGTGAACGCCGCTCGGATCACGAGGGCTTCACGCGTCTTTTCCATCAAGGCGTAGTCGAAGCTGAGCTTCGGAAGCTGGGCGTACGCCTGCGGGCCACGTTCGAACAGCGGGTTCACGATGTCGGGAGCGTGCGCGCGAAGCTCGCGCAGGGCCACGCCCGCGCGCATCACGAAGACGCCGCTGTTCCACAAGTACCGTCCGCTGTCGACGAATTCCTGGGCGGTCTCCGCGTTCGGCTTTTCGGTGAACCGCGCGACGCGCGCGCCGTCCCATTGTTCCCATCCCGCGAGGCTCTCGCCCGCCTCGATGTAGCCGTAACCCGTTGCCGGGTACTGAGGCGGAATGCCGAGGGTCACGATGCCGTCTCGCTCGCCTGCGAGCTGGACCGCCGCGCGAATGCTGCGTTCGAAGCCCGACGGATCGCCGATCCAGTGATCGGCCGGGAAGAAGCCCAAGATGACGTCCTCGCCGCCTTGCCGCACGGCTTCGGTGACCGCGTACGCGATGGCGGGTCCCGTGTCCCGCCCCTCGGGCTCGATGATCAAGTGATGGGCGGGCAAGTTCGGCAAGTGTTGGAGCACGTCCTCCAGCCAAGCGCGCGCCGTCACCACCCACAGGCCGTCCCAACCGTCCGCGATGCTCGTGAGGCGCGCGGCCGTCGCTTGCAGCAAGCTCTGACCGTCGAGGAGTTGCAGGAACTGCTTGGGTGAACTGCTCCGACTCGCGGGCCAAAGGCGTTCGCCTTTGCCGCCCGCGAGGATGATCGGGAAAAACTGAGCCACACGCCCTCCTCGACTCGATGAAGTCTGGCCGAAGTTTAACCTCGAATCGTCGGCGATTCGGACGCGATGAATTCATGCGCTTTGAAGCTCATCTTTCCCATTGATTCATACAGCGTAAGTTTTTTGCCAACACGTTTCATTGTGAAGAAGGACTCGCCAGAATCTCGGACCTGCTACCCCAAGGTTCGTCTTTGACGACGAACCTAGAACACGAGCAAGGAGACGCCGCCGACATGTCGCAATTCCCACCATCCCCTTCGAGCTTCTCGGACGCCGAGCGGCACGTGGCGGAGCGGCCTACGCACACGACGTCGTTGCGCTCGCACCTGCTGCGCCCCTTGTGGTTTCCGCTGCTGCTGCTCTTGATGATCATGGCCACGGTCACCTGGTCGGTTCTGAGAAACGCCCAGTTCGCAAGGCGCGTGCACACCTCGCAAGCGAGCCTGACCCTCGCCGAGAACATACTGAACGACGTGATCGACCTCGAGACGGGGGAACGCGGCTACGTCATCACGCGTGACCCGCGATTTCTCGAACCGTACAACGCCGCGAAGCAGCGGCTTCCCGAGCATTTCAAGGCGTTGCGCGACACCATCGGCGAAGTGGACTCAGGGCTCGCGCAGCGCCGCACGCAGCAAATCCAGACCCTCGAACGCCTCGTGCGCGAATGGGAGCAGCGAGGCGGCGGCTTGATCCTGCGCATCGTGGATGTCGATCCGGCGCGCGCGGTGCAGCTCGTGAAGGAGCAGCGCGGCAAGCGCATCGTCGACGAGATTCGCCGAACGATCAGCGCGTACCGACAAGACGAACTCGTCCGACAGGAAGCCGACACGCGAGCGAGCAACGGCGCCTTGCGAAGCGCGCTCGTGGTGACGGTGCTCGGCGTGCTCGTCGCGGCCCTGTTGCTGCTGATCTTCTTTTTGAGAACGGCGGCGGGCGTCTCGGAAGCCTTGGGGCGCTTGTCTCAGGCCACGTCCCGCATCGCGGGCGGCGACTTGGACGCCGCCGTCGAATCGCACGACATCACGGAATTGGCGGTCCTCGCCGGGAACTTCAACGTGATGTCGCACGAGCTTCAACGCAAGAACCGCGAGCGTGACGCCTCGCTCGCCCGCATCGCCGCGAGCGAAGCTCGCACGCACGCCCTCATCAACGCGGTGCCCGACATTCTGATGAGCGTCGACGAGACGGGCACGATCCGCACCTTCAAACCGCCCGCCGACGTCGACAACCCCGAGTGGGTGAACGCCATGGTCGGCCATCGTCTGCGCGACGTCCTGCCGCCGCACGTCGCCGACGCGTTGAGGCGCGGCGTGCAGGAAAGTTTGCGCGGCCGAAAGGTGGCCCGTTCCGAGTTCACGATGGACATGGCCGCCGTGACGCCCGACGCGCCCGCCATTCAAGACTTCGAGGCTCGCTTCGTTCCCGTGTCGTCGCGAGAATCCCTCGTCATCGCCCGTGACATCACGGAACGCAAGAAGGTCGAGCGCCTCAAGAACGAGTTCGTCTCCACCGTGAGCCACGAACTGCGCACGCCCCTCACGTCGATTCGCGGCTCGCTCAGCCTTCTGGCAAGCGGCGTGCAGGGCGAACTGCCCGCCCGCAGCAAGAAGCTCGTGGAAATCGCCTTGAACAACAGCGAGCGGCTCGTGCGGCTCATCAACGACATCCTCGACATCGAAAAGATCGAGTCCGGAAAAGTCGAGTTCAAGGACGCTCCCGTGGAAATCTCCGCGCTTTTGCAGCGCGCCGCCGACGACAACCGCGCGTTCTCGCAGCAATTCGGCGTCGAATTGGGCGTCGAACCCGGACCGGACGTGCGCGTGATCGGCGACGAGGACCGCTTGCTGCAAGTCCTCACGAACTTGATCTCCAACGCCTCGAAGTTCTCGCCGCGAGGCAGCGAGGTGACGATTTCTCGTGTCGTGCAAGACGGACGCGTGCGAATCTCGGTGCGAGACCGCGGCCCGGGCATTCCCGCGGAGTTCCGCCCGCACATCTTCGGGCGGTTCGCGCAAGCTGATTCCTCGGCGACGCGCCAGCAAGGCGGTACGGGACTGGGACTGAGCATCAGCAAGGCCATCGTGGAACGTCACGGCGGGCGTCTGTTCTTCGAGGACCATCCGGAAGGCGGTACCGTGTTCGCGTTCGAACTTCCCGTCGCGCCGTCCGCTCCTACGGAGATCCCGATTCCGTCCACGGCGCGGCGGCTCTTGGTGTGCGAAGACGACCATGACGTCGCGTACCTCCTGCAGCTCATCTTGCGTCAAGGCGGCTTCGAATCGGACATCGCCTACAGCGCCGAGGAAGCCGAAGCGCGGCTCGTCGAGCGTCCGTACGACGCCTTGGTCCTCGACTTGCTGCTTCCCAACCGAGACGGCTTGTCGTTCATCCGACAGTTGCGGCACCAACCTCAAACCTCGGAGATGCCCATCATCGTGGTGTCGGCCATCGCCGACGAACGTCGCGGCCTGCTCAACGGAGACGCGATCGCGGTCGTGGACTGGATCAACAAGCCCGTCGATCACAACCGCTTGCTGTCCGCCGTGAAATTGGCCGGAAAACGCACGGGCGGGCGCGCTCCGCAAGTCCTGCACGTCGAGGACGACACGGACGTGCGGCTCGTCGTGCAGGAACTGCTTCAGGAGGTGGCCGAAGTCAAGGGAGCGGGCAGCATCGCCGAAGCGTCCGCGATGCTGCGCTCGCAGTCCTTCGACCTCGTCCTTCTCGACGTGACCTTGCCCGACGGCAACGGCTTGGAGCTGCTCGCCCAAGTGCGCGAGACGCACCCGCCCGTGCCCGTCCTCGTCTTCTCGGCGAGCGACCTCGATCGCTCCAGCTTGGAGCACGTCGCGGCGACGCTCGTGAAGTCACGAACGTCCAACGATCAACTTCTCGGAACCATCAAAGCTTTGCTCGATCCCGCCGCTCTGCCCGGAGGCTCTCATGATTGACGCGCCGAGCCGCATTCTGCTCGCCGAAGACGATCCCGACATTCAAGCCATCGCCCAGATCGCCTTGGAGGACGTCGGCGGCTTTCAAGTCCACTTGTGCGCCTCGGGCGCCGAGGCCTTGGCGCAGTTCGCCGACTTCGCGCCCGACCTCGTGATGCTGGACGTGATGATGCCCGGCATGACCGGACCCGACACGCTCAAGGCGCTGCGGGAACTGCCCGGCGGACGCGACGTGCCCGTCGTGTTCATGACCGCGCGCGTGCAGGCGTCCGAAGTGCAGGCGTACCTGGATCTCGGCGCGATCGGGGTGATTCCCAAGCCGTTCGAGCCCATGACCCTCGCCGAGGACGTGCGCGCCCTGCTGCACGATCACTCGGCGAACACGGAGGCGCGGGAGGACGACGAGTTCGAAGCCCTCGTGCGCGCTCAAGGCGAGCAGTTCCGCCAGCAGTTGCCCGAACGCCTCGCGCGGATACGCACGGTCTTCGAGCGCGTGCGGCGCGGCGAGACCGAACCTCGCGCCCTCTCGCTCGAAGCGCACGCGCTCTCCGGAACGAGCGGCACCTTGCAGTTCACGCGAATCGCCGAGATCGCCGCGCGCATCGAACGCGATCCCTCCTTGGCGGACGCCACCTTGCACGGGCAGGACGTCGCCCGGCTCGACGCCCTCGTCGCGGAGCTCGAAGCGGCCATCGGGGAGGCGGCACGATGAACGCGTTCGCTTCGAGCGTGAAGCTTCGATCAGTTCCGTCGCCCGCGCGCGGTTCCTAGGATGAGACTGTGACGACTTCCCCGCAGCCGACGGCAACCTTGCACGCGTTGACGGGCCTTCGCTTCATCGCGGCGGTGCACGTGGTGCTCTACCATTACGGGACGCGCACCTTCGAAGGGCTGCCCGCGTGGATCGTGAACATTCTGCACGCCGGATACGTCGGCGTGACCTTGTTCTTCGTGCTGTCGGGCTTCATCCTGACGTACGTCTACCTCGACGCGGACGCTCGACGAACCGTCGACGCCCGCAAGTTCTGGATCGCGCGCGTCGCCCGCATCTACCCGGTATACCTGCTGGGATTGCTGCTGTGGTTGCCGTTCTTCCTCGGAAAGGCGGGCGGAAACTTCATTTCGCCGCTCACTGCCTGGATCACGGGCGTCACGGCGCCCGTCGCTTTGCAAGCGTGGATTCCCAGCGCGGCTTGCGTGTGGAACTGCCCCTCGTGGTCGGTGTCCGTCGAGGGCTTCTTCTACCTGCTCTTTCCGCTGCTCGTCGCGGTGTTGTATCCGCGTCTGCGCGTCTCCACGCCCGTCTCGTTCGCGCTGACCTTCGTGGGCTTGTGGGCCTTGTCGTTGCTTCCGCCGACGATCTACCTTCTCGCCGAGCGCACGGGCGCCTTTCACGGGCAGTACGAAGTCTGGCTGGCCGCCTTGAAGTTCAATCCGCTCACGCGCCTGCCCGAGTTCCTGATGGGCATCACGCTCGGCAAGTTCTACCTCACGAGGCGCGCCCAAGGTCACACGGACATTCGCGCGGGCACCTTGCTCGGACCGATCGTCGCGTTGCTGATCGTCGTGATCATCGCCGTGAGCCCGCGCTTTCCGTACGTGTACCTGCACAACGGGATGCTCGCCCCGCTGTTCGCCGCGCTGATCTACGCGCTCGCCACGAACCGAGGCGCTCTCACGGCCGCGCTGTCCGTTCCGCTGCTCGTGTTGCTCGGCGAGGCGAGCTACTCGCTGTACGTGTTCCACGCCCCCCTGTGGGACTGGCTGTACAAGTTCGCGAGCGGTGCGGGCCTTCAGACCAACGAGGGCACCAGCTTGCCGTTTCTCGCCGCGTACCTCGCCATCATCGTCGGCGTGTCCGTCTTGGCGTTTCGCTTCATCGAGATCCCGGCGCGCGACGCGCTTCGCAACCTGCTGTCCGGCAAGCCTATTCGCAGCGCTCCGAAGCCGCGTGACGCTTCCGTTCCCGCCGTTCGCTTCAATCCGCGCCGACCGGAGTTCCTCGCCGGAATCCTCGTCGGCCTCGTCGCCGCCGGAGGGTTCTTGCTGCACCCGCTGTTCGCGCGAGCCGAAAAAGT includes the following:
- a CDS encoding mannose-1-phosphate guanylyltransferase; the protein is MAQFFPIILAGGKGERLWPASRSSSPKQFLQLLDGQSLLQATAARLTSIADGWDGLWVVTARAWLEDVLQHLPNLPAHHLIIEPEGRDTGPAIAYAVTEAVRQGGEDVILGFFPADHWIGDPSGFERSIRAAVQLAGERDGIVTLGIPPQYPATGYGYIEAGESLAGWEQWDGARVARFTEKPNAETAQEFVDSGRYLWNSGVFVMRAGVALRELRAHAPDIVNPLFERGPQAYAQLPKLSFDYALMEKTREALVIRAAFTWDDLGDWNALERVLGAQQDGNAVMGRHVGIDTHGAIIYSTDARDLIVTLGLEDLVIVRTGHITLISRKDRVQELKSVLAKLRESPDLTEFI
- a CDS encoding response regulator, which produces MSQFPPSPSSFSDAERHVAERPTHTTSLRSHLLRPLWFPLLLLLMIMATVTWSVLRNAQFARRVHTSQASLTLAENILNDVIDLETGERGYVITRDPRFLEPYNAAKQRLPEHFKALRDTIGEVDSGLAQRRTQQIQTLERLVREWEQRGGGLILRIVDVDPARAVQLVKEQRGKRIVDEIRRTISAYRQDELVRQEADTRASNGALRSALVVTVLGVLVAALLLLIFFLRTAAGVSEALGRLSQATSRIAGGDLDAAVESHDITELAVLAGNFNVMSHELQRKNRERDASLARIAASEARTHALINAVPDILMSVDETGTIRTFKPPADVDNPEWVNAMVGHRLRDVLPPHVADALRRGVQESLRGRKVARSEFTMDMAAVTPDAPAIQDFEARFVPVSSRESLVIARDITERKKVERLKNEFVSTVSHELRTPLTSIRGSLSLLASGVQGELPARSKKLVEIALNNSERLVRLINDILDIEKIESGKVEFKDAPVEISALLQRAADDNRAFSQQFGVELGVEPGPDVRVIGDEDRLLQVLTNLISNASKFSPRGSEVTISRVVQDGRVRISVRDRGPGIPAEFRPHIFGRFAQADSSATRQQGGTGLGLSISKAIVERHGGRLFFEDHPEGGTVFAFELPVAPSAPTEIPIPSTARRLLVCEDDHDVAYLLQLILRQGGFESDIAYSAEEAEARLVERPYDALVLDLLLPNRDGLSFIRQLRHQPQTSEMPIIVVSAIADERRGLLNGDAIAVVDWINKPVDHNRLLSAVKLAGKRTGGRAPQVLHVEDDTDVRLVVQELLQEVAEVKGAGSIAEASAMLRSQSFDLVLLDVTLPDGNGLELLAQVRETHPPVPVLVFSASDLDRSSLEHVAATLVKSRTSNDQLLGTIKALLDPAALPGGSHD
- a CDS encoding response regulator — translated: MIDAPSRILLAEDDPDIQAIAQIALEDVGGFQVHLCASGAEALAQFADFAPDLVMLDVMMPGMTGPDTLKALRELPGGRDVPVVFMTARVQASEVQAYLDLGAIGVIPKPFEPMTLAEDVRALLHDHSANTEAREDDEFEALVRAQGEQFRQQLPERLARIRTVFERVRRGETEPRALSLEAHALSGTSGTLQFTRIAEIAARIERDPSLADATLHGQDVARLDALVAELEAAIGEAAR
- a CDS encoding acyltransferase family protein, coding for MTTSPQPTATLHALTGLRFIAAVHVVLYHYGTRTFEGLPAWIVNILHAGYVGVTLFFVLSGFILTYVYLDADARRTVDARKFWIARVARIYPVYLLGLLLWLPFFLGKAGGNFISPLTAWITGVTAPVALQAWIPSAACVWNCPSWSVSVEGFFYLLFPLLVAVLYPRLRVSTPVSFALTFVGLWALSLLPPTIYLLAERTGAFHGQYEVWLAALKFNPLTRLPEFLMGITLGKFYLTRRAQGHTDIRAGTLLGPIVALLIVVIIAVSPRFPYVYLHNGMLAPLFAALIYALATNRGALTAALSVPLLVLLGEASYSLYVFHAPLWDWLYKFASGAGLQTNEGTSLPFLAAYLAIIVGVSVLAFRFIEIPARDALRNLLSGKPIRSAPKPRDASVPAVRFNPRRPEFLAGILVGLVAAGGFLLHPLFARAEKVRSSLPVAAPTTDEVGATGSLLDPARLAQGVEAAGWRPVGGQWTVSDGSVVQKQTQGYDLNLVSSGVYDAPYVFRVAFRLLSGNGGGVIFNAPNADSKNGAQLVRYTDDGSGIFWGRFDASGKFTGDGFAQTLPPEKAGRHVLELRVAESTYGIVLDGRELVANAPLRSPSGHIGLQTSVSSVAFDSAEVVKEGISKAQSVATPDASGKKAPARPDTSASTETPGTSTADTFRETFAAAPDKAGWSVLGGTWALKDGAFVETTEKGFDQVLRLDKVFTAPFTFSTTFRNLTGNGGGVVFGASDSTDRSGRHQVRFSDDGTALFWGYFDANGDFVGQGSAKTQAPGTAPHILRVDTTPKTYSLALDGTNVARDVPLRTPSGRVGLQSSAGTARFEAVEVTPGKATASSP